In one Bacillota bacterium genomic region, the following are encoded:
- a CDS encoding ATP-dependent metallopeptidase FtsH/Yme1/Tma family protein — MSRIFKNLAIYLLIVLIAVSAIRWTSPSEQPEKPLTYTQFYKAVQQDKVKDVKIVSERDINRISGTFKNGEKFSLQGPKDDSLDQLLVEHNVELTVEPAPEPPWWTGLLSTFLPVLLLVGLVFFMMQQTQGGGNRVMQFGKSRARLHTDEKKKVTFADVAGADEAKEELQEVVEFLKQPKKFIELGARIPKGVLLFGPPGTGKTLLARAVAGEAGVPFFSISGSDFVEMFVGVGASRVRDLFDQAKKNAPCIVFIDEIDAVGRQRGAGLGGGHDEREQTLNQLLVEMDGFSANEGIIIIAATNRPDILDPALLRPGRFDRHITVDRPDVNGRKEILQVHAKDKPLEDGVDLEVLARRTPGFTGADLANLMNEAALLSARRDKKKIGMQELEESIERVIAGPEKKSSVISEREKQLVAYHEAGHAVVGALLPHTDPVHKISIIPRGRAGGYTLLLPTEDRYYMTRSHLLDEVTTLLGGRVAEEIVLKEVSTGAQNDLERATEIVRKMITEYGMSEELGPLTFGRKTEQVFLGRDIARDRNYSEAVAFSIDKEARKIIESCYEKAEEILQQNRHKLELVARTLMEKETIEREEFEALMKRHPDDPGPNSTELASTSPAVSGAPEGNVIPRVTANPETC, encoded by the coding sequence TTGAGCCGCATTTTTAAGAACCTGGCGATTTACCTATTAATTGTTTTGATTGCGGTATCGGCGATCAGGTGGACATCGCCTAGCGAACAGCCGGAAAAGCCGTTGACTTACACGCAATTTTACAAGGCGGTTCAACAGGATAAGGTTAAAGATGTAAAGATCGTTAGCGAACGGGACATCAACCGCATAAGCGGTACGTTTAAGAATGGCGAAAAGTTCAGTCTCCAGGGGCCGAAAGACGATTCGTTAGATCAGTTGCTGGTGGAGCACAACGTGGAATTAACAGTTGAACCGGCGCCGGAGCCTCCCTGGTGGACAGGATTGTTATCGACTTTCTTGCCGGTTTTGCTCCTGGTCGGGCTGGTATTTTTTATGATGCAGCAAACCCAAGGGGGCGGCAACCGGGTGATGCAGTTTGGCAAAAGCCGCGCCCGTTTGCATACTGACGAAAAGAAAAAAGTGACTTTCGCTGATGTTGCAGGAGCCGACGAAGCCAAAGAGGAGCTGCAGGAGGTTGTTGAGTTTTTAAAACAACCGAAAAAATTCATTGAACTGGGAGCACGGATTCCCAAGGGAGTCCTACTCTTCGGCCCGCCGGGTACTGGGAAAACCCTGTTGGCTCGGGCGGTGGCTGGAGAAGCCGGGGTGCCCTTTTTCAGTATTAGCGGTTCCGATTTTGTTGAAATGTTTGTCGGGGTTGGTGCCTCCCGTGTCCGCGACCTGTTTGACCAAGCGAAGAAGAACGCGCCTTGCATTGTATTTATCGACGAGATCGATGCTGTTGGCCGTCAGCGGGGGGCTGGCCTGGGTGGTGGCCACGATGAGCGGGAGCAGACCTTGAACCAGTTGTTGGTGGAAATGGACGGGTTTAGTGCCAATGAAGGCATCATCATCATTGCCGCTACCAACCGACCAGATATCCTTGATCCCGCTTTGTTACGTCCAGGGCGTTTTGACCGGCACATTACGGTCGACCGGCCGGATGTGAACGGGCGGAAAGAAATCTTGCAGGTCCACGCGAAGGATAAGCCGCTGGAAGATGGGGTTGATCTTGAGGTGCTGGCCCGCCGAACCCCGGGCTTTACCGGCGCGGATCTGGCTAACCTGATGAATGAAGCGGCCTTGCTGTCTGCCCGCCGGGATAAAAAGAAAATTGGCATGCAGGAACTCGAAGAATCAATTGAGCGAGTGATTGCTGGACCAGAGAAAAAGTCCAGCGTGATTAGCGAACGGGAAAAGCAACTGGTTGCCTATCATGAGGCCGGTCATGCCGTGGTCGGGGCTTTACTGCCGCATACTGACCCGGTGCATAAGATTTCGATTATTCCCCGGGGTCGGGCCGGCGGTTACACGTTACTGTTACCAACGGAAGACCGCTACTACATGACCCGTTCTCACTTGTTGGATGAGGTCACAACCCTGTTGGGGGGGAGGGTGGCCGAAGAGATTGTCCTCAAGGAGGTCAGCACCGGAGCCCAGAACGACCTGGAGCGGGCTACTGAAATTGTCCGAAAAATGATCACCGAATACGGCATGTCCGAAGAGCTTGGGCCACTGACTTTTGGCCGTAAGACCGAGCAAGTCTTCTTGGGACGGGACATTGCGCGTGACCGAAACTACAGTGAAGCGGTTGCTTTTTCCATCGATAAGGAAGCGCGGAAGATCATTGAATCTTGCTATGAGAAGGCAGAGGAAATTTTGCAGCAGAACCGGCATAAACTGGAATTAGTTGCGCGAACGCTGATGGAGAAAGAAACCATCGAGCGGGAAGAGTTCGAGGCATTGATGAAGCGGCATCCCGACGATCCGGGGCCTAACTCGACCGAACTGGCATCGACTTCGCCCGCGGTGAGCGGAGCACCGGAGGGCAACGTTATTCCGCGAGTGACCGCGAATCCCGAAACTTGTTAA
- a CDS encoding thioesterase yields the protein MIGLMEGASIAAVDHLLPPGYSTVGISLNVQHTAATPVGLNVIARSELIEVDGRRLVFKVEAFDDREQVGRGTHERFIIQMDKFLKKAELKASK from the coding sequence ATGATTGGCTTGATGGAAGGGGCATCGATCGCCGCGGTTGATCACCTGCTCCCACCTGGGTACAGTACGGTGGGGATCAGCCTCAATGTTCAACACACGGCGGCAACTCCAGTGGGCTTGAACGTGATTGCCCGGTCGGAGTTAATTGAGGTTGATGGAAGACGGTTGGTCTTTAAAGTGGAAGCCTTTGATGACCGGGAACAAGTCGGTAGGGGAACCCACGAACGGTTTATTATCCAAATGGACAAGTTTCTAAAAAAGGCTGAGTTAAAGGCAAGTAAATAA
- the ndk gene encoding nucleoside-diphosphate kinase yields MERTFVMVKPDGVQRGLVGEIISRLEKKGFQLVGMKLLQMSRDLAGQHYAEHQGKPFFEGLVDFITSGPVVAMVWEGKNVVRIVREMMGATNPVEAAPGTIRGQFAVDIARNVIHGSDSASSAEREIAFYFKPEELVTYKRTIESWLYE; encoded by the coding sequence ATGGAACGAACATTTGTTATGGTCAAGCCCGATGGAGTCCAACGCGGGCTGGTGGGGGAAATTATCAGTCGCCTGGAAAAGAAAGGCTTTCAACTGGTAGGTATGAAACTCTTGCAGATGAGTCGGGATCTGGCAGGTCAGCATTACGCTGAGCACCAGGGGAAGCCTTTTTTTGAGGGACTGGTTGATTTTATTACTTCCGGTCCGGTGGTGGCTATGGTTTGGGAAGGGAAAAACGTGGTCAGGATTGTCCGTGAAATGATGGGGGCGACCAACCCTGTTGAAGCTGCCCCAGGGACCATCCGGGGACAATTTGCTGTAGATATCGCGCGCAATGTCATTCACGGTTCCGATTCTGCAAGCAGTGCCGAACGGGAAATCGCTTTCTACTTTAAACCTGAGGAATTAGTGACGTATAAGCGGACCATCGAATCCTGGTTATATGAATAA
- a CDS encoding formate--tetrahydrofolate ligase: MKSDIEIAQAAQLKPIIEIAETLGLSEDDLELYGRYKAKISLKVLDQLKDRPNGKLILTTAINPTPAGEGKTTTTVGLGQALSRLGKKAAIALREPSLGPSFGIKGGAAGGGYSQVVPMEDINLHFTGDIHAVTAAHNLLAALLDNSLHHGNPLNIDPRQVVWRRVMDLNERALRNVIIGLGGRLDGVPRESGFDISVASEIMACLCLASNLMDLKERFKRIVVAYTYDGRPVTAGDLQAQGSMAVLMKDAIKPNLVQTLENTPAFVHGGPFANIAHGCNSVVATQMGLKLSDYLVTEAGFGADLGAEKFLNLKCRFAGLRPNAVVLVASVRALKHHGGVAPGQLSEINLAALEKGAANLEKHLENLNKFGLPVVVAINRFPTDSADELRLVKEKCEALGAEVALSEVWAKGGEGGLELAEKVVAACDKPNNFKFLYDTQRPIKEKIEIISREIYGAEQVIYTKEADNAIDRFTEMGYGDLPVCMAKTQYSLSDDQALRGRPTGFAITVREVRLSAGAGFIVPITGAVMTMPGLPKRPAAVDIDIDRDGRITGLF; the protein is encoded by the coding sequence GTGAAAAGTGACATTGAAATTGCTCAAGCAGCGCAATTGAAACCAATCATCGAAATCGCCGAAACCCTTGGCTTATCAGAAGACGATTTGGAATTGTACGGACGGTATAAAGCAAAAATTTCCCTTAAGGTACTAGACCAGCTGAAGGATCGACCGAATGGCAAATTGATCCTGACCACTGCGATCAATCCAACACCGGCCGGTGAGGGGAAAACCACCACCACGGTTGGTCTGGGACAAGCCCTGTCTCGCCTGGGTAAAAAAGCCGCGATTGCTTTACGGGAACCGTCGCTGGGTCCCAGTTTTGGGATTAAAGGAGGAGCGGCGGGCGGTGGCTATTCTCAGGTGGTGCCGATGGAAGACATTAATCTTCACTTTACTGGGGATATCCACGCCGTAACAGCTGCCCATAATCTTCTGGCGGCCCTTTTGGACAACAGCCTCCACCACGGCAATCCACTGAACATCGACCCGCGCCAGGTGGTCTGGCGACGGGTGATGGATTTAAATGAACGGGCCCTGCGGAATGTGATCATCGGACTAGGTGGGAGGCTGGATGGTGTACCACGTGAATCTGGTTTTGATATCTCGGTGGCTTCTGAGATCATGGCCTGCCTGTGTCTAGCCAGTAATTTGATGGATCTTAAGGAGCGGTTCAAACGGATCGTTGTTGCCTATACATACGATGGCCGGCCGGTCACCGCCGGTGATCTTCAGGCCCAGGGATCAATGGCGGTATTGATGAAAGATGCCATTAAACCCAACCTGGTGCAAACCCTGGAGAACACTCCAGCGTTCGTGCACGGAGGCCCGTTTGCTAACATTGCTCATGGCTGTAACAGCGTGGTGGCCACGCAAATGGGGTTAAAACTAAGTGATTATCTGGTGACAGAGGCCGGTTTCGGTGCTGACCTGGGAGCGGAAAAGTTCTTGAATCTGAAGTGTCGTTTTGCCGGGTTGCGTCCTAACGCTGTGGTGCTGGTCGCCTCTGTTCGGGCCTTGAAACATCACGGTGGAGTAGCGCCAGGCCAATTGAGCGAGATCAATCTAGCGGCGTTGGAGAAGGGTGCGGCCAACCTGGAAAAACACCTGGAAAACCTGAACAAGTTTGGCTTACCGGTTGTGGTGGCCATCAACCGGTTCCCCACGGATTCTGCTGATGAACTGCGGCTGGTTAAAGAAAAATGTGAGGCGCTGGGAGCAGAAGTGGCTCTGTCTGAGGTCTGGGCCAAAGGTGGCGAAGGCGGTCTGGAGTTGGCGGAAAAAGTCGTTGCTGCCTGTGATAAACCCAACAACTTTAAATTCTTGTATGATACGCAGCGGCCAATCAAAGAAAAAATTGAGATAATCAGTCGAGAAATTTACGGGGCCGAGCAGGTGATCTATACAAAAGAGGCGGATAACGCCATTGACCGCTTCACCGAGATGGGCTATGGAGATTTGCCGGTCTGTATGGCCAAAACCCAATATTCTCTGTCTGATGACCAGGCGCTAAGGGGGCGGCCGACTGGTTTTGCTATCACGGTCAGAGAGGTCAGGCTGTCGGCCGGTGCCGGGTTTATTGTCCCGATCACGGGGGCGGTTATGACTATGCCGGGGTTGCCCAAGCGGCCAGCGGCGGTTGATATCGACATCGACCGGGATGGACGGATTACCGGCTTGTTCTAA
- the tilS gene encoding tRNA lysidine(34) synthetase TilS, whose protein sequence is MLQKVQTTINRYKLLSSGDKVLVGVSGGPDSVALLHCLVTLAPVYGFQLQVIHVNHMFRGEEAAADAAFVKDLCEQWNIPVSIQEINVPALVAETKSSPQAVGREVRLALFEQVSREIGANKIALGHHADDQAETVLMHLLRGAAAEGLGGMYPRRGQIIRPLLEVRRVEIEQYCREHGLSYRIDSSNQKAIYLRNRVRLHLIPLLQAEYNPNIVTRLNEMAELLRDEQQVLFEQTRSAFARTVTQQDEQWMVDLDEFSRLPTALQRRITREIYARLTGSTHGLKFKDTEKVLALVRTGVVGKVAQLPRNVCFSRGYGMLIARLGRVGAELKREEGEYMLTVPGCTVLPTLGLKVTAALMSSIPREEETGENNYRAYLDWEKVDLPLYLRFRRPGDVFQPLGTPGRKKLKEFFIDAKIPRAWRDQIPLIASREAIYWVVGYRLDERCRVTAQTRQIMCIQVEKIQPNQTH, encoded by the coding sequence ATGTTACAAAAGGTTCAGACAACCATTAACCGATACAAGTTGCTTTCATCTGGGGACAAGGTATTGGTAGGCGTGTCCGGAGGGCCTGACTCGGTAGCCCTCTTACATTGCTTGGTGACGCTTGCCCCAGTTTATGGTTTCCAATTACAGGTCATTCATGTCAACCACATGTTTCGGGGAGAAGAAGCAGCGGCGGACGCTGCTTTTGTTAAAGATTTGTGCGAGCAGTGGAACATCCCGGTCTCAATTCAGGAGATTAATGTGCCGGCGCTGGTGGCGGAGACAAAGTCCTCGCCGCAAGCAGTCGGACGCGAGGTGCGTTTAGCCCTGTTTGAACAGGTAAGCCGGGAAATAGGGGCGAACAAAATTGCGCTTGGTCATCACGCAGATGACCAGGCGGAAACCGTATTAATGCATCTGCTCAGAGGGGCGGCAGCGGAAGGGCTCGGCGGTATGTACCCGCGGCGGGGGCAGATTATTCGACCATTGCTGGAGGTCCGGCGGGTTGAAATCGAACAGTATTGCCGTGAACACGGGTTGTCATACCGGATCGATTCATCAAATCAAAAAGCGATATACCTCCGCAACCGGGTGCGACTGCACTTAATTCCTCTGTTACAGGCAGAATATAACCCGAATATCGTGACCAGGTTGAATGAGATGGCTGAGCTACTGCGTGATGAGCAACAGGTATTGTTCGAACAGACTCGTTCTGCTTTTGCCCGGACAGTGACTCAGCAGGATGAACAGTGGATGGTTGATTTAGATGAGTTTTCACGTCTCCCTACGGCGCTGCAGCGCCGCATCACCAGAGAGATTTACGCGCGGTTAACCGGTAGCACGCATGGCTTAAAGTTTAAGGACACAGAAAAAGTGCTGGCGCTAGTCAGGACCGGGGTAGTAGGTAAAGTGGCTCAACTCCCCAGGAACGTCTGTTTTAGCCGAGGTTATGGGATGCTTATTGCCAGGCTGGGTCGGGTTGGTGCAGAGCTGAAGCGAGAAGAAGGAGAATACATGCTAACGGTACCCGGCTGTACTGTGCTGCCGACTCTAGGACTTAAGGTGACTGCTGCCTTGATGTCTTCGATCCCTCGAGAGGAGGAAACCGGGGAAAATAATTACCGGGCTTATTTGGATTGGGAAAAGGTTGACCTGCCCTTATACTTGCGTTTTCGCCGGCCAGGGGATGTCTTTCAACCTCTAGGGACACCCGGTCGGAAGAAGTTAAAAGAGTTTTTCATTGACGCGAAGATTCCTAGAGCATGGCGGGATCAGATTCCCCTTATCGCTTCCCGGGAGGCAATTTATTGGGTTGTCGGCTATCGATTGGATGAACGGTGTCGGGTTACTGCACAAACTCGACAGATTATGTGTATACAGGTGGAAAAAATCCAACCAAACCAGACACATTAG